A section of the Orenia marismortui DSM 5156 genome encodes:
- a CDS encoding DJ-1 family glyoxalase III yields MKIIIPLANGCEEIEAITNIDVLRRAGVEVETISLKGLEVKGAHNIIIKADKKIDELNIEEVGGIILPGGMPGAANLRDDKRIINIVQKLDQKNGLIAAICAAPIVLEAAGVIKDRPATSYPGFGQEMESCTYLQDRVVVDDNLITGRGPGVALEFALKIVELLVNKEKAEEIKAEMISNF; encoded by the coding sequence ATGAAAATTATAATTCCATTGGCTAATGGTTGTGAAGAGATAGAAGCAATTACTAATATTGATGTTTTGCGTAGAGCCGGAGTAGAAGTAGAGACTATTTCTTTAAAGGGTTTAGAAGTAAAAGGAGCGCATAATATTATAATTAAAGCCGATAAGAAGATAGATGAGCTTAATATAGAAGAAGTTGGAGGAATAATATTACCTGGAGGAATGCCAGGAGCTGCTAATTTAAGAGATGATAAAAGAATTATTAATATAGTACAGAAATTAGATCAAAAAAATGGATTAATTGCAGCTATCTGTGCTGCTCCAATAGTTTTAGAGGCAGCAGGAGTGATAAAGGATAGACCAGCTACTAGTTATCCCGGATTTGGTCAAGAGATGGAATCTTGTACTTATCTCCAAGATAGAGTTGTAGTTGACGATAATTTAATTACAGGGCGTGGGCCTGGGGTAGCTTTAGAATTTGCTTTAAAAATTGTAGAGCTTTTAGTAAATAAAGAAAAAGCAGAAGAAATTAAAGCAGAGATGATAAGTAATTTCTAG
- a CDS encoding DUF1657 domain-containing protein: protein MTIGQDLHQALNGLEGARVTLEGFAQSTQDKMAQDMYNKQAQQVANVVNELRNRVNYVESQEPQFKVGQNEQNKKQ from the coding sequence ATGACAATAGGTCAAGATTTGCATCAAGCTCTTAATGGATTAGAAGGTGCTAGAGTTACTTTAGAGGGATTTGCTCAAAGTACTCAAGATAAGATGGCACAAGATATGTATAATAAGCAAGCTCAACAGGTTGCAAATGTTGTAAATGAATTACGAAATCGTGTTAATTATGTTGAAAGCCAAGAACCTCAATTTAAAGTGGGGCAAAATGAACAAAATAAAAAACAATAA
- a CDS encoding glycosyltransferase encodes MKVAILTMFNGLSTTYSLVNVVAEQLKMLLNNNIKTKVLVSEHCPDNDRYGIFKDERIEWVKVSNSIDGEQIHWHDYSQAEGKVHESFFDEAEVIAEDLVNKLSDVDFCIMHDIHYQGWHLIHNIAIRKAQEKLPNLKFIAFTHSFPANHPPKKDWPLSARYSPMPNTTYVYPTYSGIPALAKQYAVPEGRCRVVNNSLNLLEDMSEEIQLIAENFDIFSSDILIVYPGRLTTGKKFEKVAALAGAIKTQSEQDVKVIFCDFKSADIKPKLYKRIIKESGFSCGLTEEDILFTSDIGYPHGIPRKTVLELFSLSNLFICPSYSESFGLTVLEAASRGNFLVLNEAVPALEELGKKLNAYFMRWDARNYGFDTSENYQPSEEAYYQEHGEIIVNMIRQNNVLYAKTMVRKRYSPQWIWKNQLEPLLEK; translated from the coding sequence ATGAAAGTGGCTATTTTAACGATGTTCAATGGACTTAGTACTACCTATTCTCTAGTAAATGTAGTAGCTGAACAATTAAAAATGCTACTTAATAATAACATTAAAACTAAAGTGCTAGTTAGTGAACATTGTCCAGATAATGATCGTTATGGAATCTTTAAAGATGAAAGAATTGAATGGGTTAAGGTTAGTAATAGTATTGATGGTGAACAGATTCATTGGCATGACTATTCTCAAGCAGAAGGAAAAGTGCATGAAAGCTTCTTCGATGAAGCTGAGGTAATAGCAGAAGATTTAGTAAATAAATTATCAGATGTAGACTTTTGTATTATGCATGATATCCACTATCAAGGATGGCATTTAATACATAATATAGCTATTAGAAAGGCACAAGAAAAATTACCTAATCTAAAATTTATTGCTTTCACTCATTCTTTTCCTGCTAATCATCCACCAAAAAAGGATTGGCCTTTATCTGCCAGATACAGCCCTATGCCTAATACCACCTATGTCTATCCTACTTATTCCGGAATCCCTGCTCTTGCTAAGCAATACGCGGTTCCTGAAGGAAGATGTCGTGTGGTGAATAATAGCTTAAATCTCTTAGAAGATATGAGTGAAGAAATTCAACTTATCGCTGAAAATTTTGATATTTTCTCGTCAGATATTTTAATAGTATATCCTGGTAGATTGACTACTGGCAAAAAGTTTGAAAAGGTTGCTGCTCTTGCAGGAGCCATTAAAACCCAATCTGAACAAGATGTTAAAGTCATCTTCTGTGATTTCAAATCTGCCGATATTAAACCAAAGCTTTATAAAAGAATTATAAAAGAGTCAGGTTTTTCTTGTGGTTTAACTGAAGAAGATATCTTATTTACATCTGATATAGGATATCCTCACGGTATTCCTAGAAAGACAGTTTTAGAATTATTTAGCTTATCTAATCTCTTCATCTGTCCTTCTTATTCAGAATCCTTTGGTTTGACAGTGCTTGAAGCAGCAAGTAGGGGTAATTTCCTGGTCTTAAATGAAGCTGTGCCGGCATTAGAAGAGCTTGGCAAGAAACTCAATGCTTACTTTATGAGATGGGATGCAAGAAATTATGGCTTCGATACTTCAGAAAACTATCAACCATCAGAAGAAGCTTATTATCAAGAACACGGAGAGATAATAGTAAATATGATCAGACAAAACAATGTACTCTATGCTAAGACTATGGTTAGAAAACGATATAGCCCACAATGGATTTGGAAGAATCAGTTAGAACCACTTTTAGAGAAGTAG
- a CDS encoding glycosyltransferase family 2 protein — translation MPYYSFFILCYNNWQMSKEAINSLINSLNDKHKERGIELIIVNNGSTDETASGIEKLKKYYKNNPIEIIAVNLKENMGYPVGINLGLAECRGEIITVLNNDLIFPPGWFDGLSNTTEKNEDIGMVAPYLSYACGPQNVGVKLDSFKEICDFSNKFIKKNSQKITYPLRIIGACYTIKREVYDKIGGNDLWFGIGICDDDDLSLRISLAGYKLAITGSSFVYHLGTITFNQEVHHLNCALGANHQKFSLKWNLKPHGKYKSREDIIANLAYNRKEHYFPIKIEEFAELEPPLIDQVEDKDRLLLIADWNNPRSQWKNTLNSALEQISNTEKIYIWIPKNYFLTEQVSTKIKATIELEQIESDSIKFFYKKLSPLALLKFLNSFDFILRVNDDFINRYIAYLAREISIPLI, via the coding sequence ATGCCTTATTATAGTTTTTTTATCCTATGTTATAACAATTGGCAAATGTCTAAAGAGGCTATCAATTCTCTAATCAACTCCCTAAATGATAAGCATAAAGAAAGGGGGATTGAATTAATTATTGTTAATAACGGATCAACTGATGAAACAGCTAGTGGTATTGAAAAATTAAAAAAATATTATAAAAATAATCCAATTGAAATTATAGCTGTTAATTTAAAAGAAAATATGGGATATCCAGTAGGTATTAATCTAGGTTTAGCAGAATGTAGAGGAGAAATTATCACAGTCTTAAATAATGATTTGATCTTTCCACCAGGTTGGTTTGATGGATTATCCAATACTACAGAAAAAAATGAAGATATTGGAATGGTTGCTCCATATCTCTCCTATGCCTGTGGTCCTCAGAATGTAGGGGTTAAACTTGATAGTTTTAAAGAAATATGCGACTTTTCTAATAAATTCATCAAAAAAAACAGTCAAAAAATCACCTATCCTCTACGTATTATTGGAGCTTGTTATACAATCAAAAGAGAAGTCTATGATAAGATTGGCGGTAATGATTTGTGGTTTGGGATTGGAATCTGTGATGATGATGATTTATCACTTAGAATATCACTAGCAGGATATAAATTAGCCATCACTGGTAGTTCTTTTGTCTATCATCTAGGAACCATTACTTTCAACCAAGAAGTTCACCACCTTAATTGTGCCTTAGGAGCAAACCACCAGAAGTTTTCATTGAAATGGAATTTAAAACCCCATGGGAAATATAAATCTAGAGAAGATATTATTGCTAATCTGGCTTATAATCGAAAAGAGCATTACTTTCCTATAAAAATAGAAGAGTTTGCAGAACTAGAGCCTCCCTTAATAGATCAAGTTGAAGATAAAGATAGATTACTATTAATAGCTGATTGGAATAATCCTAGATCACAGTGGAAAAATACATTAAACTCAGCATTAGAACAGATATCTAACACAGAGAAAATTTATATCTGGATACCGAAGAATTACTTCTTAACTGAACAAGTATCAACAAAAATAAAAGCAACTATAGAATTAGAACAGATTGAATCTGATTCTATTAAGTTTTTTTATAAAAAACTAAGCCCTTTAGCTTTATTAAAATTTTTGAACTCCTTTGACTTTATCTTAAGAGTTAATGATGATTTCATTAATCGATATATAGCTTATTTAGCAAGAGAAATATCAATACCACTTATCTAA
- a CDS encoding DUF7164 domain-containing protein, with product MRRAVVVFVEDKRSLKLQFRSLYQSYKYINSKDTDLVVFATEDALRWIPQDCIKVEYDILRDPPEFLNYRFINSISCLVGEQADFLDEYDLILRTDADTFLTPAWNSFYPDLYTVGQGGYVNNDEVRENIRRVANHFELRHQGVHNLGSTHYGKAKLLREVSRLAVSIAEYLLTHDFKNSEGAWPGWYAGVTTMYSCELAVNHLVDEFKIDGRKLDYGSASDESIANHPHIHCWHTNNMFSKFQFEAGNYDDLSIENLDIDKVNNYCLYMALKSKDKNHSL from the coding sequence TTGCGAAGGGCTGTAGTTGTATTTGTTGAAGATAAAAGATCACTTAAGTTACAGTTCCGATCTTTGTATCAATCTTATAAATATATAAATAGTAAAGATACAGACTTAGTAGTATTTGCTACTGAAGATGCTTTAAGATGGATACCACAGGATTGTATTAAGGTGGAATATGATATTTTAAGAGATCCACCGGAATTTTTAAACTATCGATTTATTAACTCAATTAGCTGTTTAGTTGGTGAGCAAGCTGATTTTTTAGATGAATATGATCTTATCTTAAGAACAGATGCAGATACTTTCTTAACCCCAGCTTGGAATTCATTTTATCCTGACTTATATACAGTAGGTCAAGGTGGTTATGTAAATAATGATGAGGTAAGAGAAAATATTAGAAGGGTAGCCAATCATTTTGAACTTAGACATCAAGGAGTTCATAATCTAGGTTCAACCCATTATGGTAAAGCTAAATTACTAAGGGAAGTTTCTCGTTTAGCAGTATCAATAGCAGAATATTTATTGACCCATGATTTTAAAAATAGTGAAGGAGCATGGCCTGGGTGGTATGCTGGAGTAACAACTATGTATAGTTGTGAGCTTGCAGTTAATCATTTGGTAGATGAATTTAAGATTGATGGTAGAAAACTCGATTATGGTAGTGCTTCTGATGAGTCAATTGCTAATCATCCTCATATTCATTGTTGGCATACTAATAATATGTTTTCTAAGTTTCAGTTTGAAGCAGGAAATTATGATGATCTATCTATAGAAAATTTAGATATTGATAAAGTTAATAATTATTGTTTATATATGGCTTTAAAATCCAAAGATAAAAACCATAGCTTATAA
- a CDS encoding sulfotransferase family protein encodes MTILQDENIRNKKIFILGTGRSGTHWLAYILANHPNIRATIEEPIIFDLVTKMALNEDLRAENFPKLIKLYCEEAKKSFPKDYLDKSHPNLWLAEDLAQIFPRAFFIAIQRNPYATVASMLKHQGVLYWHKNWRDFPVPNSFLGIDKSNVEQYEDLSITTQCALRWRAHKERLEYLQDILGSKLHVVYYRDLIVETERELNKLNEFLELSIPLARPRVKEASLNKWRLELSAQECQEIEKVVRHKADYYYEDIEGYN; translated from the coding sequence ATGACTATTCTGCAAGATGAGAATATAAGAAATAAAAAGATTTTTATTTTAGGAACTGGTAGATCAGGTACACATTGGCTTGCTTACATTTTAGCAAATCATCCTAATATAAGAGCTACTATTGAAGAGCCCATTATATTTGATTTGGTAACTAAGATGGCTCTTAATGAAGATTTAAGAGCAGAAAATTTCCCTAAATTAATTAAGTTATATTGTGAAGAAGCAAAAAAATCTTTTCCAAAAGATTATTTAGATAAGAGTCACCCAAATCTATGGCTTGCTGAAGATTTAGCACAGATTTTCCCAAGAGCTTTTTTTATTGCTATTCAAAGAAATCCTTATGCTACAGTTGCTAGTATGTTAAAGCATCAAGGAGTACTTTATTGGCATAAGAACTGGCGTGATTTTCCTGTACCTAATTCGTTTTTAGGGATTGATAAATCTAATGTAGAACAATATGAAGATCTATCAATAACAACTCAATGTGCTTTGAGATGGAGGGCTCATAAAGAGCGTTTAGAATATTTACAGGATATTTTAGGATCTAAATTACATGTAGTTTATTATAGAGATCTTATAGTAGAGACTGAAAGGGAATTGAATAAACTCAATGAATTTTTAGAGTTATCTATCCCTTTAGCAAGACCTAGAGTTAAAGAAGCATCATTGAATAAATGGCGTTTAGAACTTTCTGCACAAGAATGTCAAGAGATTGAGAAAGTTGTAAGGCATAAGGCTGATTATTATTATGAAGATATAGAGGGATATAACTAG
- the rfbD gene encoding dTDP-4-dehydrorhamnose reductase, translated as MRVLITGGSGLLGTELKLSLEEDYEIYAWDKKELDITFAQEAIAKIVDLNPDLVIHTAAYTDADACEINIDLAYQINAYGSRNIAVACQESNAEMIYISSDYIFDGKKGKAYCEFDSPNPLNIYGKSKLAGEEFVKSLVNKYFIVRTAWLYGKYGNNFVKTMLRLSTEEDVLTVVNDQIGSPTYTKDLVQAIKELIGSKLYGTYHLTNVGEVSWYQFAKKIFEYSNIEIEVNAVSSQEFIRAATRPKYSALNNYSLKQGLGYQMRDWKVALRDYLHNG; from the coding sequence ATGAGAGTTTTAATTACTGGGGGAAGTGGTTTGCTGGGGACAGAGTTAAAGTTATCCTTAGAAGAGGACTATGAAATTTATGCTTGGGATAAAAAAGAGCTAGATATTACTTTTGCTCAAGAAGCCATAGCTAAGATAGTTGATTTGAACCCAGATTTAGTAATTCATACTGCTGCTTACACAGATGCTGATGCTTGTGAGATAAATATAGATTTAGCCTATCAGATAAATGCTTATGGAAGTAGAAATATAGCAGTTGCCTGTCAAGAATCTAATGCTGAAATGATCTATATTAGTAGTGACTATATCTTTGATGGTAAGAAAGGTAAAGCTTATTGTGAGTTTGATAGCCCTAACCCACTTAATATCTATGGTAAAAGCAAGTTAGCAGGCGAAGAATTTGTGAAGAGTTTAGTAAATAAGTACTTTATCGTTAGAACTGCTTGGCTATATGGGAAATATGGTAATAATTTTGTCAAAACAATGTTAAGGCTATCTACTGAAGAAGATGTTTTAACTGTTGTCAATGATCAGATAGGATCTCCTACCTATACTAAAGATTTAGTTCAAGCCATTAAAGAATTGATTGGAAGTAAACTATATGGAACTTATCATCTGACTAATGTAGGAGAAGTATCTTGGTATCAATTTGCAAAAAAGATTTTCGAGTATAGCAATATAGAAATTGAAGTAAATGCTGTAAGCTCTCAAGAATTTATCAGAGCAGCCACTAGACCAAAGTATTCTGCTTTAAATAATTATTCTTTAAAACAGGGACTAGGATATCAGATGAGAGATTGGAAGGTTGCTTTAAGAGATTATTTGCATAATGGCTAA